A genomic stretch from Lathyrus oleraceus cultivar Zhongwan6 chromosome 2, CAAS_Psat_ZW6_1.0, whole genome shotgun sequence includes:
- the LOC127120019 gene encoding uncharacterized protein LOC127120019, translated as MLRTNNNNKRGVLTRMKTLVNNSHLFCSSSPKGPMQDHSSSETESDYPLGRGRIDISKGKTFDARKLGITSSMISGPTQYVLKLLQDKGYKSYLVGGCVRDLLLNRTPKDFDVVTTAQLMEARRQFRRSARRADVVGRRFPVCLVHIKGSIVEVTSFETESKTSKGMEKVLHSMLPKCNNKENRYFCKSTLRRDFTINSLFYDPFANKIYDYANGIADLRSLKLETVIPAQLSFKDDPGRILRGFRIAARLGLSLSRETEAAIWTCSSLVKDLNKDRMMIELNYMLSYGASESSLCLLWKFKLLQFWLPVHAAYLDEQATKEDGQASNMLMKLFFHLDNLVGCDRPSDCTLWIGLLAFHLALVNNPQDALVVWALASVLYHGEWQEGIKFAKEHANMYVNFAPEIKRSSADKSDEEIAETVTKLASLAIDSIHALVNINSFSQSLSRYPSVPHPHVVIVSRKTGKAVSEIFNVLINDIKFYKSERKSAKINYDMLGSGHISETRFVLGKIVLETMRSGIVGEGDGSEVEKCHLKTEGTKGFRQMVAKKKKRKVLSTPNLEHMPEKLKKQKLAENTRIAEQKKGSSKYKETDEEHQKPVKLGQQVDLSTKNSMATNKCSNREQLINDIDRKQVVSASKSSEDHARNLKMNGHCTSSQSKLSKNNKVIANNHNINTSVTTDESVDEVVNDKGRQQPQKSKRSLSPLSSLFK; from the exons ATGCTCAGAACCAACAACAATAACAAGCGCGGAGTGCTTACTCGTATGAAAACCCTCGTCAACAACTCACAT CTTTTCTGCTCCTCTTCACCCAAAGGACCAATGCAAGATCATTCTTCTTCAGAAACAGAATCCGATTACCCCCTCGGTCGAG GCCGCATTGACATTTCAAAAGGGAAGACTTTCGATGCAAGGAAGCTTGGTATTACCAGTTCTATGATTTCAGGGCCTACTCAGTATGTCCTGAAACTTCTTCAGGACAAAG GGTATAAGTCCTACTTAGTAGGTGGGTGTGTGAGAGATCTATTACTGAATAGAACTCCAAAAGATTTTGACGTGGTGACCACAGCACAGCTTATGGAG GCAAGGAGGCAATTTCGTCGTTCAGCTCGTCGTGCTGACGTTGTTGGACGGCGTTTTCCAGTATGCCTGGTTCATATAAAAGGTTCGATAGTAGAG GTAACAAGTTTTGAGACAGAATCAAAAACTTCCAAAGGGATGGAAAAAGTCTTACACTCTATGCTGCCCAAATGCAACAATAAAGAAAACCGATATTTCTGCAAAAGTACCTTGCGAAGGGACTTCACAATTAATAG TTTATTTTATGATCCATTTGCCAATAAAATTTATGATTATGCCAATGGAATTGCTGATTTGAGGTCCTTAAAG CTAGAAACCGTGATCCCTGCTCAGCTGTCCTTTAAAGATGATCCTG GGAGAATTTTGCGTGGATTTAGAATTGCAGCTCGTCTAGGTTTATCATTATCCAGGGAGACTGAGGCTGCAATCTGGACATGTTCTTCCCTAGTTAAGGATTTGAACAAG GATAGAATGATGATTGAGTTAAACTATATGTTGTCTTATGGTGCTTCCGAGTCGTCTCTCTGCCTACTCTGGAAATTCAAATTGCTACAATTTTGGCTTCCGGTGCAT GCAGCATATCTCGATGAACAGGCTACTAAAGAAGATGGTCAGGCTTCCAATATGTTGATG AAATTATTTTTCCATCTGGATAATTTGGTTGGATGTGACCGACCTTCAGATTGCACCCTATG GATTGGATTGCTAGCATTTCACCTGGCATTAGTAAATAACCCTCAAGATGCCCTTGTGGTCTGGGCACTTGCATCTGTTCTATATCATGGAGAGTGGCAAGAAGGCATTAAGTTTGCTAAAGAACATGCAAACATGTATGTTAATTTTGCACCGGAAATAAAGAGGTCCAGTGCAGACAAATCAGATGAAGAAATTGCAGAAACAGTCACTAAATTGGCATCTTTAGCGATTGACTCCATTCATGCGCTGGTTAATATTAACAGTTTTTCTCAATCTCTGTCTAGATATCCTTCTGTCCCACACCCTCATGTG GTAATTGTATCAAGAAAAACAGGGAAAGCCGTTTCTGAAATTTTCAACGTGCTGATCAATGATATTAAATTTTACAAGAGTGAAAGAAAAAGTGCAAAGATAAATTATGACATGCTTGGGAGTGGCCATATTTCAGAGACTAGATTTGTTTTGGGCAAAATTGTTCTTGAAACTATGCGGAGTGGAATTGTTGGAGAAGGGGATGGTTCTGAGGTGGAAAAATGTCACCTTAAGACCGAGGGCACCAAGGGCTTTAGGCAAATGGTggcaaagaaaaaaaaaagaaaggtTTTATCAACACCGAATTTAGAGCATATGCCAGAAAAACTCAAAAAACAGAAATTGGCTGAGAATACACGCATTGCAGAGCAGAAAAAAGGATCGTCTAAGTACAAGGAAACTGATGAAGAGCACCAAAAGCCAGTTAAGTTGGGCCAACAGGTTGATCTATCTACAAAGAACTCTATGGCAACAAATAAATGCAGTAATAGAGAACAGTTGATAAATGATATTGATAGGAAGCAAGTTGTCAGTGCCAGTAAAAGTTCTGAAGACCATGCTAGGAATCTGAAGATGAATGGGCACTGTACATCATCACAATCTAAATTGTCTAAGAATAATAAGGTAATAGCCAATAACCACAACATAAACACGAGTGTAACAACAGATGAGTCGGTTGACGAAGTTGTTAACGATAAAGGAAGACAGCAGCCACAAAAAAGTAAAAGAAGTCTGTCTCCACTCTCCAGTTTATTCAAGTAA
- the LOC127120020 gene encoding uncharacterized protein LOC127120020, translated as MDMQTYLSKLDALKASYATLMPYAKDATAHSEQQSKFFMVMALKGLPPELKSVCNQILLGTTVPNYDAVSEQPLRLATPHAFGLVSPASIVASNLGDAAALASLGNNQNRLRGGSSNSKPRLKCDHCNRRGHTVDRCWKLHGRPPRQVNATQIDNPGTMRTSPSLQNPTPSYEDFLRWCQTNQTFGSTASVAHIGSESGTHDWCRM; from the exons ATGGATATGCAAACCTatctgagtaagcttgatgcctTGAAAGCGAGTTACGCAACCCTCATGCCTTATGCAAAAGATGCAACGGCTCATTCCGAACAACAGAGTAAATTTTTCATGGTCATGGCACTTAAAGGACTACCACCAGAACTCAAGTCCGTTTGTAACCAGATTTTGTTAGGTACTACTGTTCCTAACTATGATGCAGTTAGTGAACAACCGTTGCGCTTGGCTACACCTCATGCATTTGGTCTGGTTTCCCCTGCATCTATTGTTGCTTCGAACCTAGGTGACGCTGCTGCCCTTGCATCTCTTGGCAACAATCAGAATCGCCTTCGAGGAGGGTCATCCAACTCCAAACCTCGTCTCAAGTGTGACCATTGTAACCGGCGCGGACATACCGTCGACCGTTGCTGGAAGTTACATGGCAGACCTCCACGCCAGGTAAATGCAACTCAAATTGATAACCCAGGCACTATGCGAACTTCACCTTCTCTTCAGAACCCTACGCCAAGCTACGAGGATTTTCTCAGGTGGTGCCAGACTAATCAGACCTTTGGTTCCACAGCTTCGGTTGCACACATTG GATCGGAGTCTGGGACACACGATTGGTGTCGGATGTGA
- the LOC127120018 gene encoding uncharacterized protein LOC127120018, which produces MPPKKVTLPAFTKMEARVEALESEISEVRSTLVDVQNSVKTNHVNLIMMLEKCLGKSLIIDEESSIKGSPTRPDVSEKKSSAVVNSLRGDTLTEFRQSVKKVELPAFSDDDPAGWISRAEIYFRVQDTSATVKVGLVQLSMEGPTIHFFNSVLEENPDLTWEELKVELLERYAGLGEGDVYEQLTEIRQKGTVEDYIQELECLTTQIPRLPDKQYLGYFLHGLKDEIRGGVRSFVAMGPLTRSKLFHVTRAVEREMNTGSGWNRCPKIGGSNRVNPGRQGGTDWVFVKGGQNSGNHNGVGPRGVSGPTRESKHDSADWRKGGPREKGFTHLSYQELMDRKKKGLCYKCGGPFHPLHQCPEKQLRVMIVDEEEGGDVDGNLLAVEVDESEEENGGEMSIMSLFELEKSQHYKVQTLKLRATINGVPVVVLVDSGATHNFIARSMVQKLGWQVETTPDFRIKLGDGFQTITRGKCNQVLFKTGEVTCEIKAYLFDLDGVDVVVGMSWLKSLGDMIVNWKKQTMEFWHEGKWVMLRGIEGTSEAISALQSIIGKASKGYGNKGWSLDAKLSTTEGQTEAVLGQSDMQGVLKSFEDVFQEPKGLPPRRSRDHAINLLSRQGAVNVRPYRYPHHQKNEIEKQIKEMLKVGIIQHSCSAFSSPVILVKKKDGTWWMCVDYRALNKVTVPDKFPIPVIDELLDELHGAQYFTKLDLKSGYHQVRVKSEDVHKTAFRTHDGHYEYLVMPFGLMNAPSTFQSLMNEVSRPLLRKFVLVFFDDILIYSKSWQAHILEVTEVLQILRRHKLVANRKKCQFGQKTVEYLGHLITGNGVAVDPTKVQSVIQWPIPKNAKGVRGFLGLTGYYRKFIKDYGKVAKPLTELTKKEGFKWGPLAQKAFEVLKQKLTTVPVLALPDFEKEFTVECDASGVGLGAILMQERKPIAFFNKALGGKNLAKSAYERELMAVALAVQHWRPYLLGRHFTVATDQKSLKQLWQQKITTPDQQNWATKLLGYQLYIIYKLGVENRGADALSRLPEGELAALVSYPIWEEGNVIHDEIHKDKVLLKIIDDLDEKPDSRPGFKYKQEVLFYEDRLVLSAQSSLIPKMLAEFHVTLEGGHSGFYRTYRRLAANVYWIGMKARVQAYEGL; this is translated from the coding sequence ATGCCACCTAAGAAGGTGACTTTGCCAGCGTTCACGAAGATGGAAGCTAGGGTCGAAGCTTTAGAGAGTGAGATCTCAGAGGTACGATCAACTCTGGTTGATGTGCAGAATTCGGTGAAGACGAACCACGTGAACTTGATAATGATGTTGGAAAAATGCTTGGGTAAGTCGTTGATAATTGATGAAGAAAGCTCTATCAAAGGCTCACCGACGAGACCAGATGTGTCGGAGAAGAAGTCAAGTGCAGTCGTCAACAGCCTTCGTGGAGATACATTGACGGAGTTTCGTCAATCCGTTAAGAAGGTGGAGCTACCGGCGTTCTCCGACGACGATCCGGCTGGATGGATATCTAGAGCAGAGATCTATTTTCGTGTTCAAGACACAAGTGCCACCGTGAAAGTGGGGTTGGTGCAGTTGAGCATGGAGGGGCCAACCATCCATTTCTTCAACTCGGTGTTGGAAGAAAACCCAGATCTGACATGGGAGGAGCTCAAGGTGGAGCTACTAGAGAGGTATGCAGGTTTGGGGGAAGGAGACGTTTATGAGCAACTTACAGAAATTCGTCAAAAGGGTACTGTGGAAGATTATATCCAAGAACTTGAGTGTTTGACGACTCAAATTCCAAGGTTGCCTGACAAACAATACCTGGGGTATTTTTTGCACGGATTGAAGGACGAAATCAGAGGTGGGGTTCGGAGTTTTGTGGCGATGGGACCACTTACGAGGAGTAAATTATTTCACGTCACCAGAGCAGTGGAAAGGGAGATGAATACTGGGTCGGGGTGGAACCGATGTCCGAAAATAGGTGGGTCAAACCGGGTTAACCCGGGGAGACAGGGAGGTACGGATTGGGTTTTTGTAAAAGGAGGCCAGAATAGTGGAAATCATAATGGGGTTGGGCCTAGAGGGGTTAGTGGCCCAACTCGTGAATCCAAACATGACTCTGCAGATTGGAGAAAAGGGGGTCCGCGTGAGAAGGGATTTACCCATTTGTCTTATCAAGAACTCATGGATAGGAAGAAAAAGGGTTTGTGTTACAAATGTGGAGGCCCGTTTCATCCTCTCCATCAATGCCCAGAGAAGCAGCTCCGGGTCATGATTGTGGACGAGGAGGAAGGTGGAGATGTTGACGGGAATTTGCTGGCGGTAGAGGTGGACGAATCTGAGGAGGAGAATGGCGGTGAAATGAGTATTATGAGTCTCTTTGAACTAGAAAAGTCCCAGCATTACAAGGTTCAAACACTCAAACTCAGAGCAACAATCAATGGCGTACCGGTGGTGGTGTTAGTTGACAGTGGGGCTACGCATAATTTCATTGCGAGGTCCATGGTTCAGAAGTTAGGATGGCAAGTAGAGACCACACCAGATTTTAGAATCAAGTTAGGTGATGGGTTCCAAACCATTACCAGAGGAAAATGCAATCAAGTTCTATTCAAAACTGGAGAAGTCACTTGTGAAATCAAGGCTTATCTGTTTGATTTAGATGGGGTGGATGTAGTTGTGGGTATGTCATGGTTGAAATCTTTGGGAGATATGATAGTTAATTGGAAGAAGCAAACAATGGAGTTTTGGCATGAGGGGAAGTGGGTAATGTTGAGAGGGATAGAAGGTACATCTGAAGCAATTTCGGCATTGCAAAGCATCATCGGGAAGGCTAGCAAAGGGTATGGCAATAAAGGATGGTCCCTAGATGCAAAATTGAGCACCACTGAAGGGCAAACAGAAGCAGTGTTAGGGCAATCTGATATGCAGGGAGTATTGAAGTCATTTGAAGATGTGTTCCAAGAACCTAAGGGTCTTCCTCCACGTCGTTCAAGGGACCATGCTATAAATTTATTATCTAGGCAAGGCGCAGTCAATGTCAGACCATACAGGTACCCACACCACCAgaaaaatgaaatagaaaaacAAATTAAGGAGATGTTAAAGGTGGGAATTATTCAACACAGCTGCAGCGCGTTTTCGAGTCCTGTTATACTGGTGAAGAAGAAGGACGGGACATGGtggatgtgtgttgattatcgaGCTCTTAACAAGGTCACTGTGCCCGACAAGTTTCCGATACCGGTGATAGATGAGTTACTCGATGAGTTACATGGAGCTCAATATTTCACCAAGCTTGATTTGAAGTCTGGGTACCATCAAGTGAGGGTGAAATCGGAGGATGTTCACAAGACGGCTTTCCGTACTCATGACGGCCATTATGAATACCTTGTGATGCCGTTTGGATTGATGAACGCTCCGTCCACATTCCAATCCTTGATGAACGAGGTGTCCAGGCCGTTGTTGAGGAAGTTTGTGTTAGTTTTTTTCGACGACATACTCATTTACAGTAAATCGTGGCAGGCGCATATCCTTGAAGTAACCGAAGTGTTGCAGATTTTGAGGAGACACAAACTGGTTGCTAATAGGAAAAAGTGTCAATTTGGCCAAAAGACTGTTGAGTATCTCGGTCATTTGATCACGGGAAATGGTGTAGCAGTAGATCCCACAAAGGTGCAAAGTGTAATTCAATGGCCTATACCTAAGAATGCTAAAGGGGTGAGGGGATTTCTTGGCCTTACGGGCTACTATCGCAAGTTTATAAAAGATTATGGGAAGGTTGCCAAGCCATTGACAGAGTTGACAAAGAAGGAGGGGTTCAAATGGGGGCCTCTAGCTCAAAAGGCTTTTGAAGTATTAAAGCAGAAGTTGACAACAGTCCCGGTACTTGCCTTGCCTGATTTTGAAAAGGAGTTCACGGTGGAATGTGATGCATCCGGAGTGGGTTTAGGTGCGATCTTAATGCAAGAGAGGAAGCCCATTGCTTTCTTTAACAAAGCCTTAGGAGGAAAGAATTTGGCGAAATCTGCATATGAAAGGGAATTAATGGCAGTAGCTTTGGCGGTGCAACATTGGCGTCCTTATTTGTTGGGCAGACATTTCACTGTGGCAACAGATCAAAAGAGTTTGAAGCAATTATGGCAACAGAAGATTACGACCCCGGATCAGCAGAATTGGGCCACTAAATTGCTCGGTTATCAGttatatatcatatataaattGGGAGTGGAGAATAGAGGGGCAGATGCTCTTTCCCGGTTACCCGAAGGTGAATTAGCAGCTCTGGTTTCGTATCCAATATGGGAGGAAGGAAATGTGATACATGACGAAATCCACAAGGATAAGGTTTTGCTAAAAATCATAGATGACTTGGACGAGAAACCAGATTCAAGGCCAGGATTTAAGTACAAACAGGAGGTGTTATTTTATGAGGATCGTTTAGTGTTGTCGGCACAATCTTCATTGATTCCCAAGATGTTGGCTGAATTTCATGTTACTCTGGAAGGTGGGCATTCCGGGTTTTATCGCACCTACAGACGTTTAGCTGCTAATGTATATTGGATAGGGATGAAAGCAAGGGTGCAAGCTTATGAAGGCTTGTGA